A single Deltaproteobacteria bacterium DNA region contains:
- a CDS encoding lipocalin-like domain-containing protein translates to MKWLVVLVLFLFAVPPSYADDHTKLLGTWKLVSWESEFQATGERELVLGKSPTGYSIFTREGRMMTVLTGEGRTAPKTDLDRANLFKSMLAYTGMFRIEGDKMIIKVDGSWNPAWMGTEQVRFLKFDGDRFHVLTPWMKSTLRPEKGMTRVILTFERAK, encoded by the coding sequence TTGAAATGGTTAGTTGTTTTGGTTTTGTTTCTCTTTGCAGTACCACCGAGTTATGCCGATGATCATACAAAGCTCCTCGGTACTTGGAAGTTAGTTTCCTGGGAATCGGAATTTCAAGCAACGGGTGAACGAGAACTTGTCTTGGGAAAGAGCCCTACAGGCTATTCAATCTTCACTCGTGAGGGGCGCATGATGACGGTCCTTACGGGCGAGGGGCGCACGGCACCGAAAACAGATCTGGATCGCGCTAACCTATTTAAGTCCATGTTAGCTTACACGGGTATGTTTCGTATCGAAGGAGACAAGATGATAATTAAAGTAGATGGTTCTTGGAACCCTGCATGGATGGGTACTGAACAGGTACGTTTTCTCAAGTTCGATGGTGACCGGTTCCATGTTCTCACACCATGGATGAAATCGACTCTCCGACCAGAAAAAGGAATGACGCGGGTAATTTTGACATTCGAACGGGCGAAATAG
- a CDS encoding DUF362 domain-containing protein, protein MKKSTVALIHRDLLPGAKGTDQDVLAYPPKSVAAIEEMIAEAFRLSAGGVKKVIRPGQRVFLKPNCFANVPPTNYASIDPRFMEALCRVIKREVPDCYLRMGDSPSLGKILGGSRKALEKTGLEAAARRGGIDEVVYLDETELVELDVPAGKAIKKARVFKALAEADVLVDVPKMKTHIEGYVTMALKNWNGVVVWDGSTPFGSHHSAMEGSHRSDLGQKMVDLHKVLPPHFTILDGIIGMEGQGPHAGKRVDMNCVIASKDAVAVDAVACLVMGIDPFEVPAVRIAHHEGVGKARFPEEIKVVGTRIEEVRRYFKRPVGDPAGAVAGIDVYETGTCPGCMAMIRGALDGFAASGKRVEKVGILSGWNVPAPAMDYNLFITVGDCWKTSPSKKDIDNYLNRLRKKGAKVLDYAGC, encoded by the coding sequence ATGAAGAAAAGCACAGTAGCTTTAATTCACCGAGATCTTTTGCCAGGGGCCAAGGGTACCGATCAGGACGTTCTCGCCTATCCCCCCAAGTCAGTAGCTGCTATCGAAGAGATGATCGCGGAAGCCTTTAGGCTGAGCGCGGGCGGAGTGAAAAAGGTCATCCGTCCGGGGCAACGGGTCTTCCTCAAGCCCAACTGTTTTGCCAATGTCCCGCCGACCAATTACGCCTCGATAGACCCCCGTTTCATGGAGGCCCTCTGCCGGGTTATCAAGCGGGAGGTACCCGATTGCTACCTGAGGATGGGCGACAGCCCTTCTTTGGGTAAAATCCTGGGCGGCTCACGGAAGGCCTTAGAGAAAACCGGCCTGGAAGCAGCGGCGCGGCGCGGTGGTATTGACGAAGTAGTCTACCTGGACGAGACGGAGCTGGTCGAGCTGGACGTCCCGGCGGGCAAGGCAATCAAGAAAGCCCGCGTCTTCAAGGCGCTGGCCGAGGCAGACGTGCTTGTGGACGTACCGAAGATGAAGACCCACATCGAGGGCTATGTGACGATGGCTCTCAAGAACTGGAACGGGGTGGTCGTCTGGGACGGTTCTACGCCCTTTGGCAGCCATCATTCCGCGATGGAAGGCTCACACCGAAGCGACCTGGGACAAAAAATGGTGGACCTGCACAAGGTCCTGCCGCCCCATTTCACCATCCTGGACGGCATCATCGGCATGGAGGGGCAAGGCCCACACGCCGGTAAGCGGGTAGACATGAACTGCGTCATCGCCAGCAAGGATGCAGTGGCCGTGGATGCGGTGGCCTGCCTGGTGATGGGTATTGACCCTTTCGAGGTTCCCGCTGTCCGCATCGCCCATCACGAAGGCGTGGGCAAGGCCAGGTTCCCCGAGGAGATCAAGGTTGTGGGAACGCGCATAGAGGAAGTGCGCCGGTATTTCAAGCGCCCCGTCGGCGATCCGGCAGGGGCGGTTGCGGGGATAGACGTGTACGAGACCGGTACCTGTCCGGGATGCATGGCGATGATTCGCGGCGCGCTGGACGGTTTTGCCGCCTCAGGCAAGCGTGTGGAGAAAGTGGGCATCCTGTCTGGCTGGAATGTGCCCGCCCCGGCGATGGACTACAACCTGTTCATTACCGTCGGCGATTGCTGGAAAACCTCGCCGAGCAAAAAGGATATTGATAATTATCTAAATCGCCTGCGGAAAAAGGGCGCCAAGGTGCTGGACTACGCCGGGTGCTAA
- a CDS encoding ATP-dependent 6-phosphofructokinase gives MKTKIAILTGGGDCPGLNGAIKWVTKSALDPKLVQKRSVSFEVVGVVEGWKGLVDIDPDDPKSCDRYLKHLDEETVRTWDRYGGTNLGTSRTNPFNPINDRSERLIENIKKLGIDVVAVLGGEDTLGVAYKLHKLGVKTVGIPKTIDNDLTGTEYSLGYDTAVNVITEEIDRLRTTAGSHSRIFVVETMGRHAGWLALHGGECSGAYIILIPEYPFDMDEVCELLRERKGREIHYSIIVASEGAKLSGKQEFLRDNKVDDFGHTTLGGIASYVANEIEIRTGFESRSLVLSHLQRGGTPSAHDRLMARWFGIAAVDMIVNEDFGRMVSLVRGEITSVPLKEIINKLKLVDVNKYYDTERYNGRRSIL, from the coding sequence ATGAAAACGAAGATAGCCATTTTAACAGGTGGAGGAGATTGTCCCGGTTTGAATGGTGCGATAAAATGGGTGACAAAAAGCGCTCTTGATCCTAAACTCGTGCAGAAACGTTCCGTTTCCTTCGAGGTTGTAGGTGTTGTCGAAGGCTGGAAGGGATTAGTAGATATCGATCCGGACGATCCCAAAAGCTGTGATCGATACCTTAAACATCTTGATGAAGAGACAGTTCGAACATGGGATCGCTATGGTGGAACAAACTTGGGAACGTCGCGTACCAATCCGTTTAATCCGATAAATGACCGCTCTGAAAGGTTAATTGAAAACATTAAAAAACTTGGGATTGATGTTGTTGCCGTACTGGGCGGAGAAGATACCCTCGGTGTTGCGTATAAATTGCATAAGTTAGGTGTAAAGACGGTAGGGATTCCGAAGACAATCGACAATGACCTTACAGGAACTGAATATTCACTCGGTTATGATACGGCAGTTAATGTGATCACAGAGGAAATTGATCGTTTACGAACAACTGCGGGTTCTCACAGCCGTATCTTTGTCGTTGAAACGATGGGGCGCCATGCGGGGTGGCTTGCGCTTCACGGAGGTGAATGCAGCGGCGCTTATATTATTTTGATACCTGAATACCCTTTTGATATGGATGAGGTGTGTGAACTTCTTCGTGAGCGGAAGGGACGGGAAATACACTATTCAATTATTGTAGCTTCTGAAGGGGCAAAACTCTCGGGAAAGCAGGAATTCCTCAGAGACAATAAAGTTGATGACTTCGGCCATACTACCCTTGGGGGTATAGCGAGTTATGTTGCGAATGAAATTGAAATAAGAACAGGTTTTGAATCACGATCTCTCGTCTTGAGTCATTTACAGCGAGGCGGAACGCCATCTGCACATGACCGTTTGATGGCCAGATGGTTTGGCATTGCCGCTGTCGATATGATTGTCAATGAAGATTTCGGGCGCATGGTGAGTCTTGTTAGGGGTGAAATTACCAGTGTTCCTCTGAAAGAGATCATCAACAAACTAAAGCTGGTTGATGTGAATAAGTATTACGACACGGAAAGGTATAATGGCCGAAGATCAATCCTGTAG
- the rpmB gene encoding 50S ribosomal protein L28, which yields MSRICEVCGKKPVVGNNVSHANNRSKRTWYPNLQKLRCVDKKTGAIKRTKVCTRCIRSGFVKKAL from the coding sequence ATGTCGAGAATCTGCGAGGTATGCGGCAAAAAGCCGGTTGTTGGTAACAACGTAAGCCATGCCAATAATAGATCAAAAAGAACCTGGTATCCTAATTTGCAGAAGCTGCGTTGTGTAGACAAAAAAACAGGGGCAATAAAACGTACAAAGGTTTGTACGAGGTGTATACGTTCTGGTTTTGTGAAGAAGGCGCTATAA